One Nitrospira sp. DNA window includes the following coding sequences:
- a CDS encoding CzcABC family efflux RND transporter, transmembrane protein: MLTRAALKNPYAVFALCMIALILGGVSYQKMRVDIFPEIKLPSILVTTFYRGLSPGEMEGAITFRLEQRFVEASYVEHIESQSLAGMSYIKVFFQPEYGIDAAQSELTSLAYSVIRTLPPGVYPPSVFKFGVSSLPVGLLSVASDSLSAKEIRDLAYFTVRGQIASIPGISFGPPLGGKVRQITVFLDQQRLLARGISPSEVVTAINAQSAIIPAGNVKLGDLDYFVYSNSLIDVVDKINDIPIKVVNGTPVMVRDIGTAADSSAIQTSIVRVNGREATYIPITRQEGANTLEVTDGIRAKLSKLTEIPAGTTVKFLYDQSLYIRQAIANLQKEGLLGAGLAGLMIFIFLASVKAALVVGLAIPLSLTTALVALYLTGQSVNIMTLGGLALVIGTLLDNNIVVQENLHRHLEMGKDGRSAAEDSATELTLPIFVATICILIVYLPIMFFTGIIKYLFVPLAMTVAFAMLADYVVSMSVTPVVLSWLYQNGHGKSLEQDASADEGWFRYVLAIYEPLLRTGLRFKPIVIGIAALALLGTGAFVIPQLHSEFFPKVDAGNFTMHVVAPEGSRIEKTTAIVGQIEQLVHDTIPKEDLEEVISNTGLYYGDAARFAPNTGNHTAFVLVNLVTGHQGRTDDYIALLRSKLKASLPGVEVAFQTGGIISDVLNFGLKAPIDIQVKGPSLDIIRPVAERIQQQIAQVPDTVDVRIKQGKSYPELHIDVDRTKAAYYGINQNRVVVDVITGISSNLALSPNYWLDPKTANGYFLLAQYPEQSLTSTEDLLNIPIIGARTPLLPTASLTGGGIQGSTLALQNTPFAGRQMDLTSGFYASGDDRRGPTVLLRDVAQLKFKTGPDSVDHYDLSRLINVLVTPVGNDLGRVAKNIEQVLAGITLPKDVTLQLRGEVANMRSAIQNFALALPLAVVLIYLVMVALFRSFIDPLIILVAVPLGWIGTVLILHLTDTSVNVESMIGTLMMMGIVVSNSILLVDFANRMVRHGATVEHAVLEAGRRRIRPILMTALATILGLLPLALGFGEGNETMVPLARAVVGGLAVSTIMTLLVVPVMHSLVLHRRERAPLSSTPGATSEEI, from the coding sequence ATGCTGACCCGCGCGGCCCTCAAAAACCCCTATGCCGTCTTCGCGCTCTGCATGATCGCGCTGATCCTGGGCGGCGTGTCCTACCAGAAGATGCGCGTGGACATCTTTCCGGAAATCAAACTGCCCTCGATCCTCGTCACGACCTTTTACCGCGGCTTGAGCCCCGGTGAAATGGAAGGCGCGATTACGTTTCGATTGGAGCAACGCTTCGTCGAGGCGAGTTATGTAGAGCATATCGAGTCGCAATCGCTCGCGGGCATGAGTTACATCAAGGTGTTTTTTCAGCCGGAGTACGGCATCGACGCGGCCCAGTCCGAATTGACCAGTCTGGCCTATAGCGTCATCCGCACACTTCCTCCCGGTGTCTATCCCCCCTCCGTCTTCAAATTCGGCGTGTCCAGTCTGCCGGTCGGGTTGCTCTCCGTCGCCAGCGACTCCCTGAGTGCCAAGGAGATTCGCGACCTGGCCTACTTTACCGTGCGCGGGCAAATCGCCAGTATCCCCGGCATTTCCTTCGGCCCTCCGCTGGGTGGGAAAGTCCGGCAGATCACGGTCTTTCTCGATCAGCAGCGGCTGCTCGCCCGCGGCATTTCGCCTTCGGAAGTAGTCACGGCGATCAATGCCCAAAGCGCCATCATCCCGGCAGGGAACGTCAAACTCGGCGATCTGGACTATTTCGTCTACTCCAATAGCCTCATCGACGTAGTGGACAAGATCAACGACATCCCGATCAAGGTCGTGAACGGCACCCCTGTAATGGTGCGCGACATCGGCACTGCTGCGGACAGTTCGGCAATCCAAACTTCGATCGTGCGTGTGAACGGCCGCGAAGCGACCTACATTCCGATCACCAGACAAGAGGGCGCCAATACGCTGGAAGTCACCGACGGGATTCGCGCCAAACTCTCCAAACTCACGGAAATTCCCGCTGGCACCACCGTCAAGTTTCTCTATGATCAATCGTTGTACATCCGCCAGGCCATCGCCAATTTGCAGAAGGAAGGGCTCCTTGGCGCAGGACTGGCCGGTCTGATGATCTTCATCTTCCTCGCCAGCGTGAAAGCCGCGCTCGTGGTGGGATTGGCCATCCCCCTGTCGCTCACGACCGCGCTGGTGGCGCTCTATTTGACCGGCCAAAGCGTGAACATCATGACGTTGGGCGGGTTGGCGCTCGTGATCGGCACCTTGCTGGACAACAACATCGTCGTGCAAGAAAACCTGCATCGCCATTTGGAGATGGGGAAAGACGGGCGCTCCGCCGCCGAGGACAGCGCAACAGAATTGACGCTCCCGATCTTCGTCGCCACAATTTGCATCCTGATCGTGTACCTGCCGATCATGTTCTTTACCGGCATCATCAAATATCTCTTCGTCCCGCTGGCCATGACAGTCGCCTTCGCCATGCTGGCCGACTACGTCGTCTCCATGTCGGTCACGCCGGTCGTGCTGAGCTGGCTCTATCAAAACGGCCATGGCAAATCGTTAGAACAGGACGCCTCGGCCGATGAAGGGTGGTTTCGGTATGTCCTCGCGATCTACGAACCGCTGCTGAGGACCGGTCTGCGCTTCAAGCCGATCGTCATCGGGATCGCCGCCCTGGCCCTGCTCGGCACCGGAGCCTTCGTGATTCCCCAACTCCATAGCGAGTTCTTCCCGAAAGTCGATGCGGGTAACTTCACCATGCACGTCGTGGCGCCAGAGGGGTCGCGCATCGAAAAGACCACGGCCATCGTGGGGCAAATCGAACAACTGGTGCACGACACGATTCCGAAGGAAGATTTGGAAGAAGTGATCTCCAATACAGGCCTCTACTATGGCGACGCCGCTCGCTTCGCCCCGAACACCGGCAACCACACCGCCTTCGTGCTCGTGAACCTGGTCACCGGCCACCAAGGCCGCACGGACGACTACATCGCGCTGTTGCGCAGCAAGCTCAAAGCTTCGCTGCCCGGCGTGGAGGTGGCGTTTCAAACCGGCGGCATCATCAGCGACGTGTTGAACTTCGGACTCAAGGCCCCGATCGACATTCAAGTGAAGGGACCAAGCCTCGACATCATCAGGCCGGTGGCGGAGAGGATTCAGCAACAGATTGCCCAGGTCCCCGACACGGTCGATGTGCGGATCAAACAGGGCAAGAGTTATCCGGAACTGCACATCGATGTGGACCGAACGAAGGCCGCCTACTACGGCATCAACCAGAATCGCGTGGTCGTCGATGTCATCACCGGTATCAGTTCGAACCTGGCCCTCTCTCCCAACTATTGGCTGGACCCCAAAACCGCCAACGGCTACTTCCTCCTGGCTCAATATCCGGAGCAATCGCTCACCAGCACCGAAGACCTGTTGAACATCCCGATCATCGGCGCCCGCACCCCGCTGCTGCCGACCGCCAGCCTCACAGGCGGCGGCATACAAGGCTCGACCCTGGCGTTGCAAAATACCCCCTTCGCAGGACGGCAGATGGACCTCACGAGCGGCTTTTATGCTTCGGGCGACGACCGGCGAGGACCGACGGTGCTGCTGCGTGATGTGGCCCAGCTCAAGTTCAAAACCGGCCCCGACTCCGTGGACCACTATGATCTCTCGCGCCTGATCAACGTGCTGGTCACGCCGGTGGGCAACGACCTGGGCCGCGTCGCCAAGAACATCGAGCAGGTCCTGGCCGGCATCACGTTGCCGAAGGATGTGACCCTGCAGCTGCGAGGCGAGGTGGCCAACATGCGGAGCGCGATCCAGAACTTCGCGCTGGCCCTGCCCCTCGCCGTGGTGCTGATCTACCTGGTGATGGTGGCCCTGTTCCGATCGTTCATCGATCCGCTCATCATCCTGGTTGCGGTCCCGCTGGGCTGGATCGGCACGGTGCTGATCCTGCACCTCACCGATACGTCGGTCAATGTCGAGTCGATGATCGGCACCTTGATGATGATGGGTATCGTGGTTTCGAACAGCATTCTGCTCGTGGATTTTGCCAATCGGATGGTCCGCCACGGCGCGACCGTCGAACATGCGGTGTTGGAAGCGGGCCGCCGCCGCATCCGGCCGATCCTCATGACGGCGCTCGCGACCATCCTGGGTCTCTTGCCGCTTGCGCTTGGTTTCGGTGAAGGCAACGAAACCATGGTCCCCTTGGCCCGCGCGGTGGTCGGCGGGTTGGCGGTCAGCACGATCATGACGCTGTTGGTCGTCCCCGTCATGCACTCGCTCGTCCTGCATCGCCGGGAACGGGCGCCGCTCTCCTCGACCCCCGGCGCGACCTCGGAGGAAATTTGA
- a CDS encoding Response regulator receiver protein produces MPPSILLIDDSPGECELFRQALTHAGYKGTLTITDGSLAAMLHLTDHVIGDEPALILLDLKLRGERGVDVLTRLKQDARYAHIPIVILTSSDDAADIRACYQAGANGYVVKPGQFQDLVALVLHTWKFWIEHNCTLRMATPC; encoded by the coding sequence ATGCCCCCTTCCATCCTGCTCATCGACGACAGCCCCGGCGAATGTGAACTGTTTCGCCAAGCGCTGACGCATGCCGGTTACAAGGGCACCCTGACCATCACCGACGGCAGCCTCGCGGCAATGCTCCATCTCACCGACCATGTGATCGGCGATGAACCGGCGCTCATTCTGCTCGACCTCAAATTGCGGGGTGAGCGCGGGGTCGATGTGCTGACGCGCCTCAAACAGGATGCGCGTTATGCGCACATTCCGATCGTGATTCTCACCAGCTCCGACGACGCCGCGGACATCCGCGCCTGCTACCAGGCAGGAGCGAACGGCTATGTGGTGAAACCGGGGCAATTCCAGGACCTCGTCGCGCTGGTCCTGCATACGTGGAAATTCTGGATCGAACATAACTGCACGTTACGGATGGCGACCCCATGCTGA
- a CDS encoding Pyrophosphate-dependent fructose 6-phosphate-1-kinase encodes MGQQGPVVAILVGGGPAPGINSVIGAATIRSILGGCDVVGILDGFKWIMEGNASKVKPLSIEAISRIHFSGGSYLGTARANPTQKAEHLDACLATLDKLGVTRLITIGGDDTAFSALKVEQRAAGRLQVVHVPKTIDNDLDLPHGIPTFGFQTARHIGVELVKSLMVDAETTSRWYFVVTMGRKAGHLALGIGKAAGATLTVIPEEFRHRPIRLTTLVDILAGAVIKRLTAGRSDGVAVLAEGLVEILDQQDLSGLEDVERDQHGHVRLSEINFGSVLKRAVEKELRSLGIKITLVDKNIGYELRCADPISFDMEYTRDLGYCAAQFLLEGGNAAMVSIQNGRFIPIPFDQILDPATGRTRVRMVDVESESYVIARRYMIRLSPEDVNHPQELSRLATTAGLSPEAFRSRFESIVAERL; translated from the coding sequence ATGGGTCAACAAGGGCCGGTCGTGGCGATTCTCGTCGGGGGTGGGCCTGCGCCTGGCATCAACAGCGTGATCGGGGCCGCCACGATCCGGAGCATTCTCGGCGGCTGTGACGTCGTCGGCATCCTGGACGGGTTCAAATGGATCATGGAGGGCAATGCGAGCAAGGTCAAGCCCCTGTCGATCGAGGCCATCAGCCGCATTCACTTCAGCGGTGGTTCCTACCTTGGGACGGCACGCGCGAATCCCACACAAAAAGCCGAGCACCTCGATGCCTGTCTGGCGACTCTGGACAAACTCGGCGTGACGAGGCTGATCACGATCGGAGGAGACGACACGGCCTTTTCCGCACTGAAGGTGGAGCAACGGGCGGCCGGTCGGCTCCAGGTGGTGCACGTGCCCAAGACCATCGACAACGATCTGGACCTTCCGCACGGGATTCCCACGTTCGGGTTCCAGACCGCCCGCCACATCGGCGTCGAGCTGGTGAAAAGTTTGATGGTCGATGCGGAGACGACCTCGCGCTGGTACTTCGTCGTGACGATGGGGCGCAAGGCCGGGCACCTGGCCTTGGGAATCGGCAAGGCGGCCGGCGCGACGCTGACGGTCATCCCCGAGGAATTTCGTCACAGGCCCATCCGCCTCACAACATTGGTCGATATCCTGGCCGGAGCGGTCATCAAGCGGCTCACCGCCGGGAGGTCGGACGGTGTGGCGGTGTTGGCGGAAGGCCTGGTCGAAATCCTCGATCAGCAGGACCTCAGCGGATTGGAAGATGTGGAGCGGGACCAACATGGGCATGTGCGGCTCTCCGAGATCAACTTCGGTTCCGTGCTCAAACGGGCGGTGGAAAAGGAGCTGCGGTCCCTTGGCATCAAGATCACGCTTGTCGATAAAAACATCGGCTACGAACTCCGTTGCGCGGACCCCATTTCGTTCGATATGGAATACACCCGTGACCTCGGGTATTGCGCGGCGCAGTTTCTCCTGGAGGGAGGGAATGCCGCCATGGTCTCGATTCAAAACGGCCGGTTCATTCCGATCCCGTTCGACCAGATTCTGGACCCTGCCACGGGCCGCACCAGGGTGCGCATGGTGGACGTGGAATCGGAATCCTATGTCATTGCCCGCCGGTACATGATTCGTCTCTCTCCGGAGGACGTGAACCACCCGCAGGAACTGTCTCGCCTCGCGACGACCGCCGGGTTGTCGCCGGAAGCCTTTCGCAGTCGGTTCGAATCGATCGTCGCAGAGAGGTTGTGA
- a CDS encoding putative aldose-1-epimerase translates to MIPDPTPDSEISLSFDRQRAVISPWGAALRRYYLLEADGGETDIVWGYSGGSRKKGGQGDVLIPFPGRIAEGRYSFDGQALQLERNDKEGPNAIHGFVRTVPWKTHQADSNRVSFDVRLDAELYGKRGYPFSLAVRITYGVDDQGLSCSFAVQNMGRRAAPVGVGFHPYFTVGTALVDEAEAKIPAAGYLEFNERLVPTGKILDAAGTEWDFRDYRRIGDRRFNHCYVRLERDAEGMATASLRHGGNGRAIDIVMDRSFSALVVYTGDAIPDAPRRALAIEPMTCATDAFNHPDWGLKRLLPDDTFVGRYLVRHRRSRGQF, encoded by the coding sequence ATGATCCCAGATCCCACGCCGGACAGCGAAATCTCCCTCTCCTTCGACCGCCAGCGAGCGGTGATTTCGCCTTGGGGCGCTGCGTTGCGGCGTTATTACCTGCTGGAAGCCGACGGCGGCGAGACCGACATCGTATGGGGCTATTCGGGAGGCAGCCGGAAGAAGGGCGGGCAGGGCGATGTCCTCATCCCCTTTCCTGGTCGCATTGCCGAAGGCCGTTATTCATTCGACGGACAGGCGTTGCAACTCGAACGCAACGACAAGGAAGGTCCGAACGCGATCCATGGATTCGTCCGGACAGTACCCTGGAAGACGCATCAGGCCGATTCGAATCGCGTCTCGTTCGACGTTCGCCTCGATGCCGAACTCTATGGGAAGCGGGGGTATCCCTTCTCCCTCGCCGTTCGCATCACCTATGGTGTGGATGATCAGGGGCTCTCCTGTTCCTTTGCGGTTCAGAACATGGGGCGTCGGGCGGCGCCGGTCGGGGTGGGGTTTCATCCCTATTTCACCGTCGGCACGGCGCTGGTCGATGAGGCAGAGGCCAAGATCCCGGCTGCGGGCTATCTGGAATTCAACGAACGGCTCGTACCGACAGGCAAGATTCTCGATGCGGCCGGAACCGAGTGGGATTTCCGTGACTATCGCCGGATCGGCGACCGGCGATTCAATCACTGTTATGTGCGACTCGAACGTGATGCGGAAGGGATGGCGACGGCATCGTTGCGCCATGGAGGGAACGGCCGCGCGATCGACATCGTGATGGATCGCTCCTTCTCTGCGCTCGTGGTCTATACCGGGGATGCCATACCCGATGCTCCACGCCGCGCCTTGGCCATCGAGCCGATGACCTGCGCGACGGACGCGTTCAACCATCCTGACTGGGGCTTGAAACGACTGCTGCCGGACGACACGTTCGTCGGTCGCTACCTTGTCAGACACCGGCGGAGTCGAGGGCAATTCTAA
- a CDS encoding tRNA (cytidine(34)-2'-O)-methyltransferase has protein sequence MFDVILYQPEIPPNTGNIIRLCANTGAHLHLVKPLGFTLEDKQLLRAGLDYHEFATITVYNGWAECAERMKDRRLFAVSTKGRQRYDLVNYAAGDAFLFGPESRGLPPEILGSVSEQQRIRIPMVPGSRSLNLSNTVAVVIYEAWRQGEFGKGR, from the coding sequence ATGTTCGACGTCATTCTCTATCAACCTGAAATTCCCCCGAACACCGGCAACATCATCCGGCTCTGCGCCAACACCGGCGCTCATCTGCACCTGGTCAAACCGCTGGGATTTACCCTGGAGGATAAACAACTGCTGCGGGCCGGACTGGATTATCACGAATTCGCGACCATCACGGTCTATAACGGTTGGGCGGAATGTGCTGAGCGCATGAAGGACCGACGGCTGTTTGCCGTCTCCACCAAGGGCAGGCAACGGTACGACTTGGTCAACTATGCGGCGGGCGATGCCTTTCTGTTCGGCCCGGAAAGCCGAGGATTGCCGCCGGAGATCCTGGGCAGCGTTTCCGAGCAGCAACGCATCCGCATCCCGATGGTGCCGGGAAGCCGGAGCCTGAATCTCTCCAATACCGTCGCGGTGGTGATCTATGAAGCCTGGCGGCAGGGCGAATTTGGAAAGGGTCGGTAA
- a CDS encoding Patatin, with translation MSEQVKVGVDSSGPKKILACDGGGILGLMTVEILAKLEADLRARFGTPDLVLADWFDFVCGTSTGAIIAACISAGMSMDRIRAFYVESGEQMFDKASVFKRLRYSYNDEPLAAKLRAELNRALGYPDNASPATLGDGGLRTLLMMVLRNHSTDSPWPVWNNPGAKYNQRDRKDCNLNLPLWQLVRASTAAPTFFPPEVVTFASGTPNEYQFVFVDGGLTTYNNPAFLAFQMATAAPYKLNWATGPDRLLIVSVGTGNAAYARPDLQADDLWLLDHAKNVPRALMNAACAGWDMVCRILGDCRFGAQIDREIGDMVLSVDARVSNWTGSKQFTYVRYDPDMTQAGLKAIGRGDIQADHVQVMDSVKYIREIQSVGAAYAQKYVSLSHLDPFCSPAA, from the coding sequence ATGAGCGAACAGGTGAAAGTGGGCGTTGATTCCTCCGGCCCGAAGAAAATCCTTGCCTGTGACGGCGGGGGAATCCTGGGCCTGATGACGGTGGAAATTCTGGCGAAATTGGAAGCCGATCTCCGCGCGCGATTCGGCACACCTGATTTGGTCCTGGCCGACTGGTTCGACTTCGTCTGCGGGACCAGCACGGGAGCCATCATTGCCGCCTGTATTTCGGCCGGCATGTCCATGGACAGGATCCGCGCGTTTTACGTCGAGAGCGGCGAACAGATGTTCGACAAGGCGTCGGTGTTCAAGCGGCTGCGTTATAGCTACAACGATGAGCCGCTGGCCGCCAAACTACGCGCCGAACTCAACCGGGCGTTGGGCTATCCCGATAACGCATCCCCTGCCACGCTCGGCGATGGGGGCCTGCGCACCCTGCTGATGATGGTGTTGCGCAACCACAGCACCGATTCACCCTGGCCGGTGTGGAACAATCCCGGTGCCAAGTACAACCAGCGAGATCGCAAGGACTGCAATCTCAACCTGCCGCTCTGGCAATTGGTGCGCGCCAGCACCGCTGCGCCGACCTTCTTTCCGCCCGAGGTGGTAACCTTCGCGTCAGGTACGCCCAACGAATATCAGTTCGTTTTCGTCGACGGCGGGTTGACGACCTACAACAATCCGGCGTTCCTCGCCTTCCAGATGGCGACGGCTGCGCCCTACAAACTCAACTGGGCCACTGGACCGGACAGGCTGTTGATCGTCTCGGTCGGCACGGGGAACGCCGCCTACGCACGCCCTGATCTGCAGGCGGACGATCTCTGGTTACTGGATCACGCGAAGAATGTTCCGCGCGCCTTGATGAATGCGGCCTGCGCCGGCTGGGACATGGTCTGCCGCATATTGGGCGACTGCCGTTTCGGCGCGCAGATCGACCGCGAAATCGGAGACATGGTCCTTTCGGTCGATGCCCGAGTTTCAAACTGGACCGGCTCGAAACAATTCACGTATGTCCGCTACGATCCCGACATGACCCAAGCCGGACTAAAGGCCATAGGACGCGGAGATATCCAGGCCGATCACGTGCAGGTCATGGATTCGGTGAAATACATCCGGGAAATCCAGAGCGTCGGTGCGGCTTACGCACAGAAATATGTGAGCCTGAGCCATCTGGATCCGTTCTGCTCACCAGCGGCCTGA